The Euphorbia lathyris chromosome 2, ddEupLath1.1, whole genome shotgun sequence genome includes a window with the following:
- the LOC136220290 gene encoding (+)-neomenthol dehydrogenase-like, with protein MAEVSKRYAVVTGANKGIGFAVCKQLASNGIVVILTARDEERGLEAVQKLKDAGLSDYVVFHQLDVADSVNNAGVTGVKVKLKLPKM; from the exons ATGGCAGAAGTGAGCAAAAG GTATGCAGTGGTGACTGGAGCTAACAAGGGGATCGGATTCGCAGTTTGTAAACAACTGGCTTCGAATGGAATTGTAGTGATTTTAACAGCCAGAGACGAGGAAAGAGGCCTTGAAGCTGTTCAGAAACTCAAAGATGCCGGTCTCTCCGATTATGTTGTTTTTCATCAACTCGATGTCGCTGATTCT GTGAATAATGCAGGTGTTACTGGAGTTAAAGTAAAACTGAAGCTCCCAAAGATGTAG